The proteins below come from a single Miscanthus floridulus cultivar M001 chromosome 1, ASM1932011v1, whole genome shotgun sequence genomic window:
- the LOC136538952 gene encoding probable E3 ubiquitin-protein ligase RHB1A isoform X1: MGGCCCCSSRTSEAVRAPVDIYRQQNLEEHGPLSSAFDGSSPASTIVAVDTNLDTSTPDTYRAPPAPLPYDVVLAVPNNPGFGNSVGLEKPDTKSKSDDQQESINDQESLKVDESCKKDVTEDKADEEDVCPICLEEYDEENPRSVTKCEHHFHLCCILEWMERKDTCPVCDQITLVDEMFE, translated from the exons ATGGGTGGCTGTTGTTGCTGTTCGTCGAGAACATCTGAAGCAGTTAGAGCACCAGTTGATATCTAT CGTCAACAAAATCTTGAGGAGCATGGGCCGTTGTCTTCAGCTTTTGATGGATCATCTCCAGCCTCTACAATTGTTGCAGTAGACACAAATCTGGATACTTCCACACCTGACACATATCGAGCACCACCTGCACCCTTGCCTTATGATGTTGTTTTGGCAGTCCCAAATAACCCTG GTTTTGGAAACTCTGTAGGTTTGGAGAAGCCAGACACTAAGAGCAAATCTGATGACCAACAAGAGTCCATAAATGATCAGGAGTCTTTAAAGGTGGATGAGTCATGTAAGAAAGATGTCACTGAAGATAAGGCTGATGAGGAGGATGTTTGTCCTATCTGCCTTGAAG AATACGATGAAGAAAATCCCCGCTCTGTAACTAAATGCGAGCACCATTTCCATCTTTGCTGCATTCTTGAATGGATGGAGCGAAAAGATACTTGCCCAGTTTGTGACCAG ATAACTTTGGTGGATGAGATGTTTGAATAG
- the LOC136538952 gene encoding probable E3 ubiquitin-protein ligase RHB1A isoform X2 yields the protein MGGCCCCSSRTSEAVRAPVDIYRQQNLEEHGPLSSAFDGSSPASTIVAVDTNLDTSTPDTYRAPPAPLPYDVVLAVPNNPGLEKPDTKSKSDDQQESINDQESLKVDESCKKDVTEDKADEEDVCPICLEEYDEENPRSVTKCEHHFHLCCILEWMERKDTCPVCDQITLVDEMFE from the exons ATGGGTGGCTGTTGTTGCTGTTCGTCGAGAACATCTGAAGCAGTTAGAGCACCAGTTGATATCTAT CGTCAACAAAATCTTGAGGAGCATGGGCCGTTGTCTTCAGCTTTTGATGGATCATCTCCAGCCTCTACAATTGTTGCAGTAGACACAAATCTGGATACTTCCACACCTGACACATATCGAGCACCACCTGCACCCTTGCCTTATGATGTTGTTTTGGCAGTCCCAAATAACCCTG GTTTGGAGAAGCCAGACACTAAGAGCAAATCTGATGACCAACAAGAGTCCATAAATGATCAGGAGTCTTTAAAGGTGGATGAGTCATGTAAGAAAGATGTCACTGAAGATAAGGCTGATGAGGAGGATGTTTGTCCTATCTGCCTTGAAG AATACGATGAAGAAAATCCCCGCTCTGTAACTAAATGCGAGCACCATTTCCATCTTTGCTGCATTCTTGAATGGATGGAGCGAAAAGATACTTGCCCAGTTTGTGACCAG ATAACTTTGGTGGATGAGATGTTTGAATAG